One Carassius gibelio isolate Cgi1373 ecotype wild population from Czech Republic chromosome A7, carGib1.2-hapl.c, whole genome shotgun sequence DNA window includes the following coding sequences:
- the LOC128017401 gene encoding ventral anterior homeobox 2-like, giving the protein MFDQATSMGDGISEDRNHSGSDSLCRDRGRDSKTRVEVGNRSPVLSSSDTPGTSASTPTSSSEDGHDKLLGVDPDYCRRILVRDAKGTIREIVLPKGLDLDRPKRTRTSFTAEQLYRLELEFQRCQYVVGRERTELARQLNLSETQVKVWFQNRRTKQKKDQTNDADKRSSSTTESLATCNILRLLEQGRLLSVPAPPPNPLLAHSHPGNSSLLGSSSISTSSGVISSTTTAAGGTFGLSLSSLGGTPSSPRLGVPPPSLCFTMPLLGSTHHELPSGYGCGSSAFEPYMRIERKDGELNGKKTVS; this is encoded by the exons ATGTTTGATCAAGCCACGAGTATGGGCGATGGAATCTCCGAGGACCGAAACCACTCTGGATCCGATTCGTTGTGCCGTGACCGCGGCAGAGACTCCAAAACCCGGGTGGAAGTGGGGAACCGGTCACCTGTGCTGAGTTCTTCCGACACACCCGGGACTTCGGCCTCCACACCGACTTCATCGAGCGAGGATGGACACGATAAACTATTAGGAGTCGATCCGGACTATTGCAGAAGGATTCTGGTCAGAG ACGCCAAGGGCACTATTCGGGAGATTGTTTTGCCAAAAGGCCTGGATCTAGACCGGCCGAAGCGCACGCGGACCTCGTTCACGGCGGAGCAGCTCTACCGGCTGGAGCTCGAGTTCCAGCGATGCCAGTATGTGGTCGGGCGCGAGCGCACGGAGCTCGCCAGACAGCTCAATCTTTCAGAAACTCAG GTGAAAGTGTGGTTTCAAAACCGCCGCACCAAACAGAAGAAGGACCAGACCAATGACGCAGACAAACGGTCGTCATCCACTACTGAATCGCTTGCCACATGCAACATCTTGCGGCTGCTTGAACAGGGGCGGCTTTTATCTGTGCCTGCGCCTCCACCCAACCCACTGCTGGCTCACTCACACCCGGGAAACAGCTCGCTCCTGGGCAGCTCGTCCATATCCACTTCCTCTGGGGTGATTAGCAGCACCACCACAGCGGCGGGCGGGACATTTGGACTGTCACTTTCTTCTTTAGGCGGCACCCCATCCTCGCCGCGCCTCGGGGTCCCACCGCCCTCCCTTTGCTTTACCATGCCTCTCTTGGGCAGCACCCATCACGAACTGCCATCGGGATATGGGTGTGGATCCTCAGCGTTTGAGCCCTACATGAGGATAGAGAGGAAGGACGGGGAGTTAAATGGGAAGAAGACGGTTTcctaa